A section of the Acidobacterium capsulatum ATCC 51196 genome encodes:
- a CDS encoding LysR family transcriptional regulator, with protein MLLPEMRLVQSSIVLAEELHFSRAAVRLRVDQSTLTKRILELEGLLDVRLFERNHQMVELTDAGAKFVEHARKGVAHIEDAVTAARAVPRGAENVLNIGRSAYADPWLASVIRSVHLPLYPGIRINWSSSYSHEVARDVVGGTLDLGLTTGVPEIRNLTCLKLAEHPFYIAMLSRDPLAANREVRLAELQSRTWVMFSRQVSPYMYDAIMSEAKKAGVAPSDLHHVTGAVEAVPLILECGGLAFLTRTGAWRIARDGITMRPLAEKNLKLVTHLAARADTKSRLVREFVKATARKLESLRRPTQPRLPLSA; from the coding sequence ATGCTTCTTCCAGAAATGCGGTTGGTGCAGTCAAGCATTGTCCTGGCCGAGGAACTTCACTTCTCCAGAGCCGCCGTGAGGCTGAGAGTGGATCAGTCCACACTTACGAAGCGAATTCTCGAATTGGAGGGCCTGCTTGACGTTCGCCTCTTCGAGCGAAATCACCAAATGGTCGAACTCACAGACGCCGGCGCAAAGTTTGTCGAGCACGCGCGCAAGGGGGTCGCCCATATTGAAGACGCCGTGACAGCCGCCAGGGCCGTGCCACGGGGAGCAGAAAATGTTCTCAACATCGGGCGATCAGCATACGCCGATCCATGGCTGGCCTCCGTCATTCGCTCTGTTCACTTGCCGCTTTATCCGGGGATTCGAATCAACTGGTCAAGCAGTTACTCCCATGAAGTGGCTCGCGATGTGGTCGGCGGAACGCTTGATCTTGGGCTGACCACAGGAGTTCCCGAAATACGCAATCTCACTTGCCTCAAGCTGGCCGAGCATCCGTTTTACATCGCGATGTTATCCCGTGACCCGCTGGCTGCGAACCGCGAGGTGCGGCTTGCCGAATTGCAAAGCCGCACCTGGGTCATGTTTTCACGGCAAGTTAGCCCCTACATGTACGACGCGATCATGAGCGAAGCGAAAAAGGCTGGCGTTGCCCCTTCCGACTTGCACCATGTCACCGGAGCTGTAGAGGCTGTTCCTCTGATCCTGGAATGCGGTGGACTCGCATTTCTCACTCGGACAGGTGCATGGCGTATCGCGCGGGACGGCATTACCATGCGCCCGCTCGCAGAAAAAAACCTAAAGCTCGTCACCCATCTCGCCGCCCGCGCAGACACAAAATCCCGGCTGGTAAGAGAGTTCGTGAAGGCGACAGCGCGCAAGCTGGAGAGCCTGCGTAGGCCGACGCAGCCGCGATTGCCTCTCAGCGCTTGA
- the merA gene encoding mercury(II) reductase yields the protein MSTSCCQTRVGATPETDTFCSISQTKPHKVAIIGSGGAAFAAAIRLQEGGADVTMIERGTTGGTCVNIGCVPSKILISAAHVAHVRATSPFDGGISAMTPNVNRAVLQAQQQARVEELRKAKYESIIENSANFRMVHGEARFKDDRTLLVKGSDGREHTISFDQALIATGASPAIPPVAGLNSAPYWTSTEALAAQELPEYLIVYGGSYVALELSQAFLRLGSRVTLIVRSRILSHSDPAIGDAIQQVLTDEGMRIVTGNEIKRVQHDGGQFTVEVGGERIVGDRLLIATGRKPNTACLDLKHGGVLTNVDGAILADEFLRTSNPNIYAAGDCTTNPEYVYVAAAAGTRAAVNMLGGSEPLDLSVVPGVVFTDPQISTVGLDESAARAKEFRVDTRTLSLENVPRALANFDTRGFIKVVADAETARLLGVQVVASQAGELIQTAALAIRVQMTVHDLANQLFPYLTMVEGLKLAAQTFTKDVTQLSCCAG from the coding sequence ATGTCGACATCATGCTGCCAGACTCGGGTTGGAGCTACACCTGAGACAGACACGTTCTGCTCCATTTCGCAGACGAAGCCCCACAAGGTTGCCATCATTGGAAGCGGCGGAGCCGCCTTTGCCGCTGCGATTCGTCTGCAAGAAGGTGGCGCGGACGTGACCATGATCGAACGCGGCACAACCGGAGGCACCTGCGTCAACATTGGCTGCGTCCCTTCGAAGATTCTGATCAGCGCCGCCCATGTAGCGCATGTCCGCGCCACCAGTCCATTTGATGGCGGCATTTCTGCCATGACGCCCAATGTCAATCGGGCCGTGTTGCAGGCCCAGCAGCAGGCTCGGGTGGAAGAACTGCGCAAGGCGAAGTACGAGTCAATCATAGAGAACAGCGCAAATTTCCGCATGGTTCACGGGGAGGCTCGATTCAAGGACGACCGCACGTTGCTCGTGAAAGGATCTGATGGGCGGGAACACACGATCAGCTTTGACCAGGCATTGATTGCTACTGGAGCGTCGCCCGCCATTCCACCAGTCGCAGGGTTGAATAGTGCTCCGTACTGGACCTCGACCGAGGCCCTTGCCGCGCAGGAGTTGCCCGAATATTTGATTGTGTACGGCGGCTCCTATGTTGCGCTCGAGTTGTCGCAGGCCTTTTTGCGGCTTGGCAGCAGGGTCACCCTGATCGTGCGCTCCAGAATCCTTTCGCACAGCGATCCTGCGATTGGCGATGCAATCCAGCAAGTCCTGACCGACGAAGGCATGCGCATCGTCACTGGCAACGAGATCAAGCGAGTCCAACACGACGGCGGCCAGTTCACGGTGGAAGTCGGCGGTGAGCGCATCGTTGGCGATCGTCTGCTGATTGCGACAGGCCGAAAGCCTAATACGGCCTGCCTTGATCTCAAACATGGTGGCGTGCTGACCAACGTGGACGGCGCAATCCTCGCGGATGAGTTTCTGCGCACTTCCAACCCGAATATCTACGCGGCGGGCGACTGCACCACTAACCCGGAGTATGTGTATGTGGCCGCAGCGGCTGGAACACGCGCCGCCGTGAATATGCTCGGCGGCAGCGAGCCGCTGGATTTATCGGTGGTTCCCGGCGTCGTATTCACAGACCCCCAGATTTCAACGGTCGGCTTGGATGAATCGGCTGCGCGTGCAAAGGAATTTCGCGTGGACACCCGCACCCTCTCACTGGAGAATGTTCCCAGAGCGCTCGCCAACTTCGATACGCGCGGGTTCATCAAGGTGGTCGCCGATGCTGAGACCGCCAGGCTGTTGGGAGTGCAAGTCGTGGCCTCGCAGGCGGGTGAACTCATCCAGACAGCAGCGCTTGCCATTCGAGTGCAAATGACCGTCCATGATCTTGCAAATCAGCTTTTCCCATATCTAACCATGGTGGAAGGACTCAAATTGGCCGCCCAGACCTTCACCAAAGATGTGACTCAGCTTTCCTGCTGCGCAGGATAA
- a CDS encoding MerR family transcriptional regulator yields the protein MERLTISQVAKRSGVNIQTIRYYERQGLLSARSRTAAAYRIFSVESVQRIRFIKRAQELGFSLKEIKELLSLRMDTHTTQADIRKQAQTKIADVERKILHLEAIRASLLRMAENCSGCGSLKDCPILESLDKEDPE from the coding sequence ATGGAAAGGTTGACCATCAGCCAAGTGGCGAAACGTTCAGGCGTCAACATTCAGACGATTCGATACTACGAACGCCAGGGGCTTCTCTCAGCCAGGTCTCGCACCGCAGCGGCATATCGTATCTTTTCAGTTGAGTCGGTGCAACGGATTCGTTTCATCAAACGAGCCCAAGAACTAGGCTTTTCCCTGAAAGAGATCAAGGAACTGCTCTCGTTACGTATGGACACTCACACGACACAAGCCGACATTCGCAAGCAAGCACAGACGAAGATTGCCGACGTCGAACGAAAGATTCTGCATCTCGAAGCTATCCGCGCAAGCCTATTGCGAATGGCGGAGAACTGCTCCGGCTGCGGCTCTTTAAAGGATTGCCCCATCCTCGAAAGCCTGGATAAAGAGGATCCCGAATGA
- the merP gene encoding mercury resistance system periplasmic binding protein MerP — MKNLSRLFVVALLAAPISAFAATRTVTLNVPGMTCPVCPITVRKALRDVPGVEKVDVRYAKKEAIVTYDNARTDVAALTKATADAGYPSKPEGRSK; from the coding sequence ATGAAAAACCTTTCCAGGCTGTTTGTCGTAGCACTGCTGGCCGCACCCATTTCGGCCTTCGCGGCTACTCGCACCGTCACGCTCAACGTACCCGGCATGACCTGCCCGGTTTGCCCAATCACCGTGCGGAAGGCGCTGCGAGATGTTCCGGGAGTCGAGAAAGTGGACGTACGCTACGCGAAGAAAGAGGCAATTGTCACCTATGACAATGCCAGGACCGACGTCGCGGCCCTGACCAAGGCGACTGCAGATGCCGGATATCCGTCGAAACCGGAAGGAAGATCAAAGTAA
- the merT gene encoding mercuric ion transporter MerT, with amino-acid sequence MASETKTSEKSKSGILALGGLAAILASTCCLGPLVLISLGFGGAWIGNLTVLEPYRPLFIAVALVALYFAWRRIYRPAEKCLPGEVCALPQTKRLYQILFWVVAGLVLIALAFPYVAPFFY; translated from the coding sequence ATGGCATCTGAAACCAAGACATCTGAGAAATCGAAATCCGGGATATTGGCGCTGGGAGGTCTGGCGGCAATTCTCGCCTCGACCTGCTGCCTGGGGCCGCTGGTGCTGATTTCCCTCGGCTTCGGCGGCGCTTGGATCGGAAATTTGACGGTTCTCGAACCCTATCGACCGCTATTCATTGCCGTCGCGTTAGTCGCGTTGTATTTCGCCTGGAGACGCATCTATCGTCCGGCGGAGAAATGCCTACCCGGCGAAGTGTGCGCGCTGCCGCAAACAAAACGGCTGTATCAGATTCTGTTCTGGGTCGTTGCGGGACTGGTGTTGATCGCTCTTGCGTTTCCTTACGTTGCACCATTCTTTTACTAA
- a CDS encoding dihydrolipoyl dehydrogenase family protein, translated as MNKQFDLIAIGTGSAASSVASRCRAADWQVAVIDSRPFGGTCALRGCDPKKVLVGAAELIDWGRRMQGKGIQAGELKINWRELMHFKRTFTEPVPKHREEGFRKAGIEAFHGRARFTGPTSIQVGEDTLEARHIVIAAGQKPADLKIPGSEHLIDSEHFLELDSLPSRILFIGGGYIAFEFAHVALRAGAQVTIVHRDSRPLRQFDSSMVELLVQHTRASGADIQLETEAVAVEKQSGGLAVRVSTSGQMRTLYADMVVHAAGREPEIDDMNLDAGDVAWDRHGVKVNEYLQSVSNPAVYAAGDAAASGGPPLTPVASYDGVLVATNLLKGNHAKPDYNGIPSAVFTIPPLASVGLTESAAREKGLKFTVKTESTGSWYSSRRVGESSSGYKTLVEERTDRILGAHLFGGAAAEVINVFALAIRSGIPARDLKHMIFSYPTHGSDVSYML; from the coding sequence ATGAATAAGCAATTCGATCTCATTGCAATTGGAACTGGATCAGCGGCGTCGTCTGTGGCTTCGCGTTGTCGTGCCGCCGACTGGCAGGTTGCCGTAATTGATTCACGGCCGTTTGGGGGCACCTGTGCGCTGCGTGGCTGCGATCCGAAAAAGGTGCTGGTTGGGGCAGCGGAGCTGATCGACTGGGGCCGTCGCATGCAAGGCAAGGGAATCCAGGCCGGAGAACTGAAAATCAACTGGCGAGAGCTGATGCATTTCAAGCGAACCTTCACCGAGCCGGTCCCTAAACATCGGGAAGAAGGTTTCCGCAAGGCCGGCATCGAGGCGTTCCACGGTCGCGCCCGTTTCACTGGCCCTACATCCATTCAAGTTGGCGAAGATACGCTGGAGGCGCGCCACATCGTCATCGCTGCCGGGCAGAAGCCTGCCGATCTGAAGATACCCGGCTCTGAGCACCTCATCGACAGTGAACACTTTCTCGAACTCGATAGCCTTCCGTCACGAATTCTCTTCATCGGAGGGGGATACATCGCGTTTGAGTTTGCGCATGTTGCGCTGCGGGCTGGAGCGCAGGTCACCATAGTCCATCGAGACAGCCGTCCACTGCGTCAGTTCGATTCCAGCATGGTGGAACTTCTGGTTCAGCATACGCGCGCGTCAGGAGCGGACATCCAGCTTGAGACCGAGGCCGTCGCGGTTGAAAAGCAATCGGGAGGCTTGGCTGTGCGGGTCTCGACCTCAGGCCAGATGCGGACCTTGTACGCGGACATGGTCGTCCACGCCGCTGGGCGTGAGCCCGAGATCGACGACATGAATCTCGACGCGGGCGACGTTGCGTGGGACCGGCACGGCGTGAAGGTGAATGAATATCTGCAGAGTGTTTCCAATCCGGCGGTGTACGCCGCAGGCGATGCCGCCGCCAGCGGAGGGCCCCCGCTCACGCCCGTAGCTTCTTACGACGGCGTGTTGGTAGCAACAAATCTGCTCAAAGGAAATCATGCCAAGCCCGACTACAACGGAATCCCTTCCGCCGTGTTTACGATTCCACCGCTTGCGTCCGTCGGATTGACGGAAAGCGCAGCGCGGGAAAAGGGATTGAAGTTCACAGTGAAGACGGAATCAACCGGGAGCTGGTATTCCTCGCGAAGGGTTGGCGAATCGTCTTCTGGCTACAAGACGCTGGTGGAAGAGAGAACGGATCGCATCCTCGGCGCGCATCTTTTCGGCGGCGCCGCCGCAGAAGTCATCAATGTGTTTGCGCTCGCCATCCGGTCGGGAATTCCAGCCCGGGATCTGAAACATATGATCTTCAGTTATCCGACCCATGGGTCGGATGTGTCTTACATGCTCTAA
- a CDS encoding tyrosine-type recombinase/integrase, giving the protein MLTLYRRHLKRCSKTDDRYWKRCSCPMWVEGTVNGTYIRRSLQTASWERAQNLAHEIESADDPKAAPAKKEEPVTIKQAVDEYLADARARNLAESTLSKLETIFRKQFLAWTKSEGYTLLRELDLRAVQSFRATWRDGGLAKKKKQERLTGFFWFCIRAGWITQSPTLNLKRITVQQMPTDYFPREEYNEIIDGTYRLDDGLERGYDVEKRGQRIRALVQLLRWSGLRIRDAVTLERERLQSNDDLLLYQAKTGVPVYVPLPHKVAEDLRNVPPGPKPNPRYFFWSGNGDPKSAVADWQRAFRRLFEVAGLEKPDGGRKRCFPHMFRDTFAVEMLLAGVPIDQVSILLGHKSVKITEKHYAPFVKARQEQLAASVRQAWQEMEPKPPKSPKKARAASSSGPALVYSNQDTLRNA; this is encoded by the coding sequence ATGCTTACGCTCTATCGTCGCCATTTGAAGCGCTGCTCCAAGACCGATGACCGCTACTGGAAGCGCTGTTCCTGCCCCATGTGGGTCGAAGGAACGGTCAATGGAACCTACATCCGTCGCAGCCTCCAGACCGCCAGCTGGGAACGCGCTCAGAATCTTGCCCACGAGATTGAGAGCGCCGACGACCCAAAGGCCGCGCCTGCAAAGAAAGAAGAGCCCGTCACTATTAAGCAGGCGGTTGATGAATACCTGGCTGACGCACGGGCGCGCAATTTGGCAGAGTCCACACTCAGCAAACTGGAGACGATCTTCCGAAAGCAGTTTCTTGCCTGGACAAAGTCAGAGGGCTACACCCTGCTGCGCGAACTGGATTTGCGTGCCGTTCAATCGTTTCGGGCGACATGGAGAGATGGTGGACTGGCCAAGAAGAAAAAGCAGGAACGTCTTACGGGGTTCTTCTGGTTCTGCATCCGCGCCGGCTGGATCACACAGAGTCCGACGCTTAATCTCAAGCGCATTACTGTACAGCAGATGCCAACCGACTATTTTCCACGCGAGGAATACAACGAGATCATTGATGGCACCTACCGGCTCGATGACGGGCTGGAGCGCGGCTATGACGTGGAAAAGCGCGGACAGCGCATCCGTGCATTGGTGCAGTTGTTGCGTTGGAGCGGTCTGCGCATTCGCGATGCCGTGACGCTCGAAAGGGAACGCTTGCAGTCGAATGACGACCTCTTACTCTATCAGGCAAAGACTGGCGTGCCCGTCTACGTTCCGCTTCCGCATAAAGTTGCCGAGGATCTTCGCAATGTTCCTCCCGGCCCTAAGCCGAACCCGCGCTACTTCTTCTGGAGTGGGAATGGCGACCCAAAGTCGGCGGTGGCAGATTGGCAGCGCGCCTTTCGCAGGTTGTTTGAGGTCGCAGGGTTGGAGAAGCCGGACGGAGGGCGAAAGCGCTGCTTTCCCCATATGTTTCGCGACACCTTCGCTGTCGAAATGCTGTTGGCTGGAGTACCGATTGATCAGGTCTCGATTCTGCTGGGACACAAGAGCGTAAAGATTACCGAGAAGCACTACGCGCCCTTCGTGAAGGCGCGACAGGAACAACTTGCGGCGAGTGTCCGGCAGGCGTGGCAGGAAATGGAACCAAAACCGCCGAAATCCCCGAAGAAAGCTCGTGCGGCAAGTTCATCCGGCCCGGCGCTGGTGTACTCGAATCAAGACACTCTCCGGAATGCGTAG
- a CDS encoding ParB/RepB/Spo0J family partition protein: MTTATQSEYRNLPVISLTESPTNPRQVFDETSLNELAESIRAQGILSPLVVRPKGQHTYEIVAGARRYRAAQRAGLEYVPVRIAELSDAQAVEVSIVENLQRRDVHPLDEANGYVALMRLDYTVEQIAAKCGKSPAYVTARTRLAQLAPAVAEAFAKDEIGVGHALLLAKLQPDEQQEALAACWQQGYTNGSKAKRILLPVRHLQQWIEHNILLELAAAPFPKDDAQLVPEAGSCLECPKRTGHNTLLFADIGANQPDACSDPKCYQAKVDAFVKQTVAAKPKLVQISTAYGKPNEDSPAIPRNKYVVIRQDKPQKKEQRDWPEYKTCKYTAEAIVTEGSEKGETRKVCANPGCPIHHGRKRMQTDAALKAEQEKRRREEAIAQTTGLRVLKAVGDAVPVRLMKHDLLFLAVRLTSMLDERKAVILIRQHGIAKPKHGEQPAKLLAEFLPKAEEGKLGRILIEAAILLSMRGPQDTERILREAAQCYKVDADTIAAKVKQEFAAKDKGKAAKKATAKPQPKAAKKSAAA, from the coding sequence ATGACAACCGCAACTCAGTCCGAATATCGCAACCTCCCCGTCATCAGCCTCACGGAATCGCCCACCAATCCCCGGCAGGTATTTGACGAGACGAGCCTCAACGAACTAGCCGAGTCCATCCGAGCGCAGGGCATTCTCTCACCGCTTGTCGTGCGGCCCAAGGGGCAGCACACCTATGAGATCGTAGCCGGAGCACGGCGTTACCGCGCGGCGCAGAGGGCCGGTCTTGAATACGTTCCCGTCCGCATCGCGGAATTGAGCGATGCCCAGGCAGTCGAAGTTAGCATCGTTGAAAACCTGCAACGCCGCGACGTTCACCCGCTGGACGAAGCGAACGGCTACGTCGCCTTGATGCGCCTTGACTACACCGTGGAACAGATCGCCGCGAAATGTGGCAAATCGCCCGCATACGTGACGGCGAGGACGCGCCTCGCGCAACTTGCGCCCGCCGTCGCCGAAGCCTTCGCCAAGGACGAGATCGGCGTAGGCCATGCCCTCTTGCTGGCAAAACTTCAACCCGATGAGCAACAGGAAGCACTCGCCGCCTGCTGGCAGCAGGGCTACACCAACGGCAGCAAGGCAAAGCGCATCCTGCTGCCTGTCCGCCATCTCCAGCAGTGGATTGAGCACAACATTCTGCTGGAGCTTGCCGCCGCGCCCTTCCCCAAGGACGACGCGCAGCTTGTGCCCGAGGCAGGTTCCTGCCTTGAATGCCCCAAACGCACCGGCCACAACACGCTGCTGTTTGCCGACATCGGAGCCAACCAGCCCGATGCGTGTAGCGACCCCAAATGCTATCAGGCCAAGGTAGATGCTTTCGTGAAACAGACCGTGGCGGCAAAGCCGAAGCTGGTACAGATCAGCACCGCTTATGGCAAGCCGAACGAAGACAGCCCGGCAATCCCGCGCAACAAGTACGTTGTCATCCGCCAGGACAAACCGCAGAAGAAGGAGCAGCGCGACTGGCCGGAGTACAAGACGTGCAAGTACACCGCCGAGGCCATCGTCACCGAGGGCAGCGAAAAGGGCGAAACGCGCAAGGTGTGCGCCAATCCCGGATGCCCCATTCACCACGGGAGAAAGCGCATGCAGACCGATGCCGCGCTCAAGGCCGAACAGGAGAAGCGCCGCCGCGAGGAAGCGATAGCCCAGACAACCGGACTCCGCGTTCTCAAAGCAGTCGGCGATGCCGTTCCCGTCCGGCTCATGAAACACGACCTGCTGTTTCTTGCCGTTCGCTTGACTTCGATGCTGGATGAGCGCAAGGCTGTCATCCTCATCCGGCAGCATGGCATCGCTAAGCCAAAACACGGCGAGCAGCCAGCGAAACTGCTGGCCGAGTTTCTGCCTAAAGCCGAAGAAGGCAAGCTGGGTCGCATCCTCATCGAGGCTGCCATCCTGCTTTCCATGCGCGGCCCGCAGGACACCGAGCGCATTCTCCGCGAAGCCGCGCAGTGCTACAAGGTGGACGCGGACACCATCGCCGCGAAGGTCAAACAGGAGTTCGCGGCCAAAGACAAAGGAAAGGCCGCGAAGAAAGCCACGGCCAAGCCTCAACCGAAAGCGGCGAAGAAGTCCGCCGCCGCTTAA
- a CDS encoding MerR family transcriptional regulator yields the protein MKPRMTIGKLAEAAGVGVETIRFYQRSGLLQEPERPILGFREYTKEDVRRVRFIKRAQMLGFSLNDIAGLLKLDGPQTCRVAHDLALAKLHLVEEKIAALDSIQNALRQMVRRCERKHKRGSCPIIETLVEDER from the coding sequence ATGAAACCACGAATGACCATCGGAAAATTGGCCGAGGCCGCCGGAGTGGGTGTAGAAACCATCCGCTTTTATCAGCGATCAGGGCTGCTGCAGGAACCGGAGCGTCCTATATTAGGATTTCGCGAATACACGAAGGAGGATGTCAGGCGCGTCCGTTTCATCAAACGAGCGCAAATGCTCGGCTTCAGTCTGAACGACATTGCAGGCCTGCTGAAGCTCGATGGTCCCCAGACCTGCAGGGTGGCGCATGATTTGGCTCTCGCCAAACTGCATCTGGTTGAAGAGAAGATCGCAGCCCTCGATTCCATCCAAAATGCCTTACGGCAAATGGTCCGCCGGTGCGAGCGTAAGCACAAGCGTGGTAGCTGTCCGATTATCGAAACGTTGGTCGAAGATGAGAGGTAG